The region GCCTCGGCGCCGAGTGGGCCGGGCTGTCGCTGACCATGCCGCTCAAGGAGGTCGGGCTCGCGGTGGCCGGGGAGGTCTCGCCGGTCGCCGCCGCCGTCGGTGCCGCCAACACCCTGGTACGCCGAAGCGACCGCTCCTGGTACGCGGACAACACCGATGTGCGGGGCATGGTGGCGGTGCTCCGGGCAGCCGGAGTCCCGGCCGGGGTGACGGTGACCGTACTGGGCGCGGGCGGCACCGCGCGGGCGGCGCTGGCCGCGGCTGCCCAGCTTGAGGCGGACCGGGTGACCGTGGTCGCCCGGCGGCCGGCGGCGGTCGACGAGCTGCGGCCGGTGGCGGGCAGGCTCGGGCTGACACTGGTGCCGGCCGACTGGACGCAGGCGCCCGGACACGCCACCGCCGACGTGGTGATCTCCACGGTGCCGAAGGGTGTCGCGGATGCACTGGCCGGGCGGGTCTCCTGGGTGCCGTCGACGGTGCTTTTCGACGCGCTCTACGACCCGTGGCCGACGCCGCTGGCCGCCGACGCCCGGGACGCCGGCTGCCGGATCGTCTCCGGACTCGACCTGCTGCTGGCCCAGGCGGTCGGCCAGTTCGAGCAGTTTACCGGGGTGGCCGCGCCGATCGACGCGATGCGCGCCGCACTCTTCGCCGCCCGCGCCGGCTGACCGGACGACGTGACTCTCCGCCGCAAGATCGCGCACCTTGCCCGCATACGCGCGCTTCGTGGTTGCTGATTGTAGTCAACCCTTTACAGCAGCCTTGCAGTTGATCTAACGTTCCGGCGCACCGTCCATTGATCACGGGGGTCGTGGTGGCTGAGCGTCGTCTGTCCGTGCGCGCCAAAATTGTCCTGTTAGGACCTTCGTCGGCCTGGTTGACGTCGATGACCCTCACCGCGCTGGTGCTATCCGATCGCGGTGTCGGCACAGGCGACGCCGCTCCGGCCGGTGCAGCGACCCCCCGGCTCTGAGTCCACGAGCTAGCCCGGCTGTTGGTCGCCCGTACGGCGGGCGCGACCCGGATCCCGCCGCACCCAACCACCATGTCATTTCGGGGTCGATCGACCCCTCACCTGTTCCTCGTCGCAAAACGACGTGTATCGGAGGCGCTTGTGAACGGCAATCCCTATCCGAAGGTGGCCGCCCTGCTGGCCGCCGGACGGCGCTCGACCCGCCGACGTGCCAGGGCAACCTGTGCCGCGGTGCTGAGCGGCGTCCTGATCTCCTCGATGCTCACCGTGACACCGGCGCAGGCCGCGCCCGCGCCGGACGCCCCAGCCGGTCAGCGTCTGACCGGTCAGGTGGAACCCCTGGACGCGGTGGGCGCCCCGGCCAAGGGTGTCGCGTGGCCGGTGAAGGCGGCGGAGAGCGTCGAGCGTCCGGCTCCGGTGTGGCCGAAGGCGGGCAGCGCGAGGGTGTCGCTTGCCGGGGCGTCGGTGCAACGTTCTGGCACCGCTTCGGCGCCGGTGCGGGCGGGTGCGACGCCGGTGTCGGTGGCTCCGGCCGCGGGCGCGGCCGGTGACCGGGTCGGCGAGGTCGCCGTCGAGGTGTTGGACCGGGCGAAGGTGTCGCCGTTGTGGCGGGACGGTCTGCTGGTCCGGGTGGCCGGGGTGCGGTCGTTGGCGGCGGCGAACGCGGCAGGCGGGGGTGTCGCGGGCGCGGCGGAGGTGTCGGTGAGCTACGACGCTTTTCGGTACGCGCATGGTGGTGACTGGGCGTCGCGGCTGCGGTTGTGGCAGTTGCCGGCGTGTGCGGAGCTGACTCCGGAGCGGGCGGGTTGTGCGGCTACCCCGTTGCCATCGGTGAACGATGCGAAGTCGTCGTCGGTGTCGGCTCGGGTGCCGGTGTCGGCGGCGGGGACGTTGGTGGCGTTGGCCGCTGGTGGTTCCGGGGATGAGGGTGATTTCGCGGCGACGTCGTTGTCTCCGTCGGCGACCTGGTCGTCGGGTGGTTCGACGGGTGATTTCACGTGGTCGTACCCGATGCGGGTGCCGCCGGCGGTGGGCGGCCCGGCGCCGGCGCTGTCGTTGTCGTATTCGTCGTCGCGGGTGGACGGGATGTCGGACGCGACGAACAACCAGCCATCGTGGATCGGTGAGGGGTTCGACTTCGCTCCGGGTTACATCGAGCGTCGGTACGTGACGTGCGGTGAGGACATGGCGGGTTCCGAGAGCAGCGCCCCGAACAACTTGGTGAAGACCACGGATCAGTGCTGGCGGTCGGACAACGCGACGATGTCGTTGAACGGTGGCGGCTCGGAGCTGGTGTTCGAGGCGGGGAAGGGTTGGCATTCCCGGTCCGAGGACGGTTCGAAGATCGAGAAGCTGACCGGTGCGGGCAACGGCGACCTGGACGGTGAGCACTGGAAGGTCACGACGGCTGACGGTACGCAGTACTTCTTTGGGTTGGATGATCTGCCGGGTCAGGGGTCGCCGACGAACTCGACGAACACGGTGCCGGTGTACGGCAACCACCCGAACGAGCCGTGTCGGGCGACGGCGTTCGCTGATTCGGACTGTGTGCAGGCGTGGCGGTGGAACCTGGACTACGTGGTGGACCCGCGCGGGAACACGATGTCGTACTGGTACGAGAAGGAATCGAACAAGTACGCGACCCGGATGACGACCTCGGAGACGTTGTCGTACACGCGGGCGAGTGTGTTGACCCGGATCGACTACGGCACCTGGGACCGGGGTGTGGGTGACCGGTCGGTCTCGCCGTTGGCGCAGGTGTTGTTCGAGTCGGCCGACCGGTGTGCGTCGTCGTGTGCGACGCATGACGCGACCCGGTGGCCGGATGTGCCGTGGGATCAGGAGTGCGCGGCGTCCGCGACGTCCTGTGACGATTTCTCGCCGACGTTCTGGTCGACGAAGCGGTTGTCGAAGGTGACGACCCGGGTGTGGGACACGACGGTGACCCCGGTGGCGTGGCAGCCGGTCGACTCGTGGACGTTGGGTCATTCGTACCCGGCGGTCGGTGACGGCAGCGACCACGCGGGCCTGTGGCTGAACTCGATCACGCAGGCGGGGCTTGTGGGTGGGCCGGTGACGATGCCGCCGGTGACGTTCGAGCCGGTGTCGAAGCCGAACCGGGTGTTGTCGGTGCACAACACGTCGAACAACCGGATGCGGATCGCGAACGTCGTGACCGAGACCGGGGGCAAGATCCAGGTCACGTACAGCCTGCCGGACTGCGCGTCGGGGAATCTTCCGTCGGCGGCGCACACGAACACGAGGCTGTGTTATCCGGTGATCGGGCCGGACGCGACGGATCCGGAGGGTCCGGAGGTCACCGAGTGGTGGCACAAGTATGTGGTGCGGCAGGTCTCCGAGTCCGACCTTCAGGTGATGGTCGACGGCACCGACCACGGCGCCCCCGTCCAGAACACGTTCTACACCTACGGTGGCAGCCCGGCCTGGCACTACGCCGACGACGACGGCCTGGTCAAGCCGAGCCGCAAGACGTGGTCTCAGTTCCGGGGCTTCGGCACGGTCGAGGTGCGTCAGGGTGATGTGCCGAGTCAGACGTTGACCCGCACCGTGTTCCTGCGGGGTATGCACGGGGACCGTACGGCGCCGGCAGGCGGCACCCGCACGGTGACGGTCGCGGCGTCGGTGGGCAGCGAGACGGTGTACGACGAGGATCAGTTCGCCGGTCTGGTTCGGGAGCAGGTGACGTTCAACGGGGTCGACACGAAGCCGGTGTCGAAGACGGTGAACGTGCCGTGGATGTCACCGGCGACGGCGTCGCGGACGATCAACGGGGACACGGTCACCGCCCGGTTCAGCAACACCCGGGTCAGCTACAA is a window of Micromonospora sp. NBC_01699 DNA encoding:
- a CDS encoding shikimate dehydrogenase, yielding MPRRAAVLGKPISHSLSPVIHNAGYRAAGLTGWSYSAIECAEAELPDLVAGLGAEWAGLSLTMPLKEVGLAVAGEVSPVAAAVGAANTLVRRSDRSWYADNTDVRGMVAVLRAAGVPAGVTVTVLGAGGTARAALAAAAQLEADRVTVVARRPAAVDELRPVAGRLGLTLVPADWTQAPGHATADVVISTVPKGVADALAGRVSWVPSTVLFDALYDPWPTPLAADARDAGCRIVSGLDLLLAQAVGQFEQFTGVAAPIDAMRAALFAARAG